The Rhododendron vialii isolate Sample 1 chromosome 5a, ASM3025357v1 genome contains a region encoding:
- the LOC131326460 gene encoding aldehyde oxidase GLOX-like — protein sequence MAAPIFFCLQFLCFALTIIGTRAQGGTWEVIVQNAGIAAMHAAVTRYNNVVLLDRTDIGASNLSLPVINGVQQCRNDSKDLTLKTDCSAHSALLDLKTNEIRPLTIQTDTWCSSGQFLPDGTLLQSGGFNDGNTKFRTFTPCEDTSSCDWVELQNILLSQGRWYATNQILPDGSIIIVGGVGANSVEYYPPRIGGAVNFSFLSNVSDNEGDNLYPFVHLLPNGNLFIFADKQSVLYDYVNNVIIKNLPLIGGGPRNYPSAGSSVMLALEGNYSTATIVICGGAQYDAYRRYKVTRLAQGNCGRIVATDPNPAWEMEDMPLVRNMGDMVMLPTGDVTIINGAQEGSQGYGLANNPCLNPVLYQPDEPAGSRFTILNPTTIPRVYHSTANLLPDGRILLAGSNTHLVYTWVQPFPTELRIEAFSPDYLSANKSNLRPVIAKAPQSVQYGSTLYNVYVTVPSNTTGNWEVNFASAPYTTHSYSQGQRLVKMNIAGPVSESNGEYSIVFKAPPSAEVAPPGYYMMFVVNQRVPSVAVWVSIS from the coding sequence ATGGCGGCTCCCATTTTCTTCTGTCTACAATTCCTGTGCTTCGCCCTCACAATCATCGGAACACGTGCCCAGGGGGGCACGTGGGAAGTCATTGTGCAAAACGCTGGCATTGCCGCCATGCACGCCGCCGTCACCCGGTACAATAACGTCGTCCTCCTCGATCGGACCGACATCGGCGCATCCAATTTATCGCTCCCAGTCATTAACGGCGTCCAACAATGCCGCAACGACTCAAAGGACCTGACTTTAAAGACCGATTGCTCCGCCCACTCCGCTCTCCTCGACCTCAAAACCAACGAAATCCGTCCCCTCACGATCCAAACCGACACGTGGTGCTCCTCGGGCCAATTCCTTCCTGACGGCACCCTCCTCCAATCCGGCGGCTTCAACGACGGCAACACCAAGTTCCGAACATTCACCCCCTGCGAAGACACGTCCTCTTGCGATTGGGTTGAGCTTCAAAACATCTTGTTGTCCCAAGGGCGTTGGTACGCCACGAATCAGATACTTCCCGACGGTTCTATCATAATAGTCGGGGGTGTCGGCGCCAACAGCGTGGAGTATTACCCACCGAGAATCGGCGGCGCGGTTAATTTCTCGTTCCTCAGCAATGTGTCAGATAACGAAGGGGATAACCTGTATCCATTCGTTCACCTTCTCCCAAATGGAAATCTGTTTATATTTGCTGATAAACAATCCGTGCTATACGATTACGTTAATAATGTGATTATAAAAAATTTACCTCTGATAGGGGGAGGACCGCGTAACTATCCGTCCGCAGGATCCTCTGTCATGCTAGCATTGGAAGGTAACTATTCCACGGCCACGATCGTCATATGTGGTGGGGCTCAATACGACGCCTACAGACGTTACAAAGTGACGAGACTGGCCCAAGGAAACTGTGGGCGGATTGTGGCAACTGATCCCAACCCTGCTTGGGAGATGGAAGACATGCCGCTTGTTCGGAACATGGGGGATATGGTGATGTTGCCAACAGGAGACGTAACAATCATCAACGGGGCTCAAGAGGGGTCCCAAGGGTACGGATTGGCGAATAATCCTTGTTTGAACCCAGTTCTATACCAACCCGACGAACCTGCGGGCTCCCGCTTTACGATCCTAAACCCCACTACAATCCCCAGAGTGTACCACTCGACCGCAAATTTATTGCCCGACGGAAGAATTTTACTCGCCGGAAGTAACACGCATTTGGTATACACGTGGGTTCAACCTTTCCCCACGGAGCTGAGAATCGAGGCATTTTCGCCGGATTATTTATCAGCAAACAAATCGAATTTGAGACCGGTGATAGCAAAGGCCCCGCAGTCAGTGCAATATGGGTCAACGCTTTACAATGTGTATGTAACGGTGCCATCAAACACAACGGGAAATTGGGAGGTAAATTTTGCAAGTGCGCCTTACACTACGCATTCGTATTCACAGGGGCAGAGATTGGTAAAGATGAATATCGCCGGCCCTGTTTCGGAATCTAATGGAGAGTACAGCATTGTGTTTAAGGCTCCGCCCAGTGCGGAGGTGGCGCCGCCAGGGTATTATATGATGTTTGTGGTTAACCAAAGAGTGCCGAGTGTCGCTGTTTGGGTCTCTATCTCCTAA
- the LOC131326461 gene encoding aldehyde oxidase GLOX-like produces the protein MAAPIFFCLQFLCFALTIIGTRAQGGTWEVIVQNAGIAAMHAAVTRYNTVVLLDRTDIGASNLSLPVINGVQQCRNDSKDLTLKTDCSAHSALLDLKTNEIRPLTIQTDTWCSSGQFLPDGTLLQSGGFNDGNTKFRTFTPCEDTSSCDWVELQNILLSQGRWYATNQILPDGSIIIVGGIDANSVEYYPPRIGGAVNFSFLSNVSDNEGDNLYPFVHLLPNGNLFIFADKQSVLYNYVNNVIIKNLPLIGGGPRNYPSAGSSVMLALEGNYSTATIVICGGAQYDAFQRRKVTRLAQRNCGRIVATNPNPAWEMEDMPFVRNMGDMVMLPTGDVTIINGAQEGSQGFGLANNPCLNPVLYQPDEPAGSRFTILNPTTIPRVYHSTANLLPDGRILLAGSNTHAVYTWVQPFPTELRIEAFSPDYLSANKSNLRPVIAKAPQSVQYGSTLYNVYVTVPSNTTGNWEVNFASAPYTTHSYSQGQRLVKMKIAGPVSESNGEYSIVFQAPPSAEVAPPGYYMMFVVNQGVPSVAVWVSIS, from the coding sequence ATGGCGGCTCCCATTTTCTTCTGTCTACAATTCCTGTGCTTCGCCCTCACAATCATCGGAACACGTGCCCAGGGGGGCACGTGGGAAGTCATTGTGCAAAACGCTGGCATTGCCGCCATGCACGCCGCCGTCacccggtacaataccgtcgtCCTCCTCGATCGGACCGACATCGGCGCGTCGAATTTATCACTCCCAGTCATTAACGGCGTCCAACAATGCCGCAACGACTCAAAGGACCTGACTTTAAAGACCGATTGCTCCGCCCACTCCGCTCTCCTCGACCTCAAAACCAACGAAATCCGTCCCCTCACGATCCAAACCGACACGTGGTGCTCCTCGGGCCAATTCCTTCCTGACGGCACCCTCCTCCAATCCGGCGGCTTCAACGACGGCAACACCAAGTTCCGAACATTCACCCCCTGCGAAGACACTTCCTCTTGCGATTGGGTTGAGCTTCAAAACATCTTGTTGTCCCAAGGGCGTTGGTACGCCACGAATCAGATACTTCCCGACGGTTCTATCATAATAGTCGGGGGTATCGACGCCAACAGCGTGGAGTATTACCCACCGAGAATCGGCGGCGCGGTTAATTTCTCGTTCCTCAGCAATGTGTCAGATAACGAAGGGGATAACCTGTATCCATTCGTTCACCTTCTCCCAAATGGAAATCTGTTTATATTTGCTGATAAACAATCCGTGCTATACAATTACGTTAATAATGTGATTATAAAAAATTTACCTCTGATAGGGGGAGGACCACGTAACTATCCGTCCGCAGGATCCTCTGTCATGCTAGCATTGGAAGGTAACTATTCCACGGCCACGATCGTCATATGTGGTGGGGCTCAATACGACGCCTTCCAACGTCGCAAAGTGACAAGACTGGCCCAAAGAAACTGTGGGCGAATTGTGGCAACTAATCCCAACCCTGCTTGGGAGATGGAGGACATGCCGTTTGTTCGGAACATGGGGGATATGGTGATGTTGCCAACAGGAGACGTAACAATCATCAACGGGGCTCAAGAGGGGTCCCAAGGGTTCGGATTGGCAAATAATCCTTGTTTGAACCCAGTTCTATACCAACCCGACGAACCTGCGGGCTCTCGCTTTACGATCCTAAACCCCACTACAATCCCCAGAGTGTACCATTCGACCGCAAATTTATTGCCCGACGGAAGAATTTTACTCGCCGGAAGTAACACGCATGCGGTATACACGTGGGTTCAACCTTTCCCCACGGAGCTGAGAATCGAGGCATTTTCGCCGGATTATTTATCAGCAAACAAATCGAATTTGAGACCGGTGATAGCGAAGGCCCCACAGTCAGTGCAATATGGGTCAACGCTTTACAATGTGTATGTAACGGTGCCATCAAACACAACGGGAAATTGGGAGGTAAATTTTGCAAGTGCGCCTTACACTACGCATTCGTATTCACAGGGGCAGAGATTGGTAAAGATGAAAATCGCCGGCCCTGTTTCGGAATCTAATGGAGAGTACAGTATTGTGTTTCAAGCTCCGCCCAGTGCGGAGGTGGCGCCGCCAGGATATTATATGATGTTTGTGGTTAACCAAGGAGTGCCGAGTGTCGCTGTTTGGGTCTCTATCTCCTAA